Within Pygocentrus nattereri isolate fPygNat1 chromosome 17, fPygNat1.pri, whole genome shotgun sequence, the genomic segment TCTTCCcttcaatattttgttttttttccctagaTATGTGCACAGCAGAGTGTAACAGCagtcaaaacacaaacagcagcagtcACCAGTTGCAGCTGGTCAGTTCTGTCCCATTGAGAATGAATTTATCACTGGCCATAACCCAGATTTTTGTGTGGCCTTTTGTCTACATCAATGTCCTCATGCTTTTCACCTTCTACAGAAAACAGTCCTTCAGAACTGAAACACGTTACATGTTATTCGCCCACACCTTACTGACCGATGTGATTATTCTTTTACTGACAGACTTTGTGGTCATTCTCTCATTCAGCTCTGTGCTGATGCCGATGGCATTCTGTATTCCATTTTGCATGCTCATGGAGACAGTCTCATCATGCACACCTCTAACCATCACTGCAATGTGTGTGGAGCGCTACGTGGCCATCTGCATGCCACTGAGACACAGTGCCATATCCACAACCAGCAGAACTCTTACTGCTATCCTTATCATCTGGATCATAAGCTCCATAAAGCCATTTGTGGATGTGTTTATCCTTGTTGCAACTGTTTCAGAACAATATCTTTTAGATTTGACCTTCTGCCATTATGAGATCATGACGCCAAAGCAATGGCACCGTTTAATAGGAGGTAACTggtacattatttattttatcattattttatccATTGAGTTCTTTTGCTATTTGATGATTGTGCTCGCTGCCCGCGCGGCCTCTGTTGACAAGAAGTCAGCAGGCAAAGGTCTGCGCACCATCTCACTGCATATGCTTCAGCTTATCCTTTGCACAATTTCAGTTGTTTGTCCATATATTGAAGCAATGGTCATACAGATAGATATTCAGTTATATCTGTCAGTCCGCTTTTTCAACTTTATTACATTCAGTGTTATTGCCAGGGCTGTCAGTCCACTTGTCTATGGCTTAAGAGATGAGAAATTTTATGCTGCCCTGTTGTATTATGTCAGATGCAGACAGATGTCATCTGAAAACGGAGAATCAAATCCATAAAAGCTGTCAGTGTAAAAAATATACTTACTGAAATGAGCTTGCTGTGCTTGTTAAATACCTACCTAAGCATTTGATATACCTAGATCTGTTTTTTAGGTGGATTAGCATTTACAATATAATATTCAAGCTTCCTGAaacatgaaataatgaaatacatGTACCACAATTAATcatgttatattttacattttactatgTTAACAGTTCAGTGAACTTTGGAGTGCACTGTAAGAAAATTCTCTCAGCAAATACCTGATGCTGTCTTCAAGCATTCCCACCCTGAATTTGTGTTTTGGTCATTGTCTGCTACGGTCTTTCTTCATTCATGATTGTCTTGGAGCATGCACTATGTTTGCATTGGTATATGTTTTTTATAAAAAGAGTTAAATATGGCAACTTTCTCTATTTTTTTGACAGTTGTTTCACAGTGCACAGTAGCTGTCATTT encodes:
- the LOC108410842 gene encoding odorant receptor 131-2-like gives rise to the protein MCTAECNSSQNTNSSSHQLQLVSSVPLRMNLSLAITQIFVWPFVYINVLMLFTFYRKQSFRTETRYMLFAHTLLTDVIILLLTDFVVILSFSSVLMPMAFCIPFCMLMETVSSCTPLTITAMCVERYVAICMPLRHSAISTTSRTLTAILIIWIISSIKPFVDVFILVATVSEQYLLDLTFCHYEIMTPKQWHRLIGGNWYIIYFIIILSIEFFCYLMIVLAARAASVDKKSAGKGLRTISLHMLQLILCTISVVCPYIEAMVIQIDIQLYLSVRFFNFITFSVIARAVSPLVYGLRDEKFYAALLYYVRCRQMSSENGESNP